The following DNA comes from Anopheles arabiensis isolate DONGOLA chromosome 3, AaraD3, whole genome shotgun sequence.
GCACCACCAACGGTACCAACTGCAGCGCCTACTACTGCCACTCCTCCCATCACCACGACGGAAGAGGCTACTCCTACTCCGGAAACACCTGATCCAGAACCACCTACTCCCACTCCGGAACCGCCTACTCCTACTCCGGAAACACCTGATCCGGAAACGCCTGATCCGGAAACACCTACTCCTACTCCGGAAACACCTGATCCGGAAACGCCTGATCCAGAGACGCCTACTCCTACTCCTGAAACTCCTGATCCGGAAACGCCTACTCCTACTACGGAATCACCTACTCCTACTCCAGAAACGCCTGATCCGGAAACACCTACTCCTACTCCGGAAACACCTGATCCGGAAACGCCTGATCCAGAGACGCCTACTCCTACTCCTGAAACTCCTGATCCGGAAACGCCTACTCCTACTCCGGAATCACCTACTCCTACTCCAGAAACGCCTGATCCGGAAACGCCTACTCCTACTCCGGAACCACCTACTCCTACTCCAGAAACACCTACTCCGGAACCACCTACTCCTGATCCAGAAACGCCTGATCCGGAAACGCCTACTCCTGCTCCGGAAACACCTACTCCGCAGCCACCTACTCCAGAAACACCTACTCCGGAACCACCTACTTCTGATCCAGAAACGCCTGATCCGGAAACGCCTACACCTGCTCCGGAAACACCTGCTCCGGAACCACCTACTCCCGCTCCGGAACCACCTACTCCAGAAACGCCAACTGCTGCTCCGATAACGCCTGAACCGGAAACGCCTTCTCCTGAATCGCAAGACCCTAATGAACAGTAGCATGATCCAGATATATTTATGATTTTGTAAAACCGGTCAAAGTTTGGTAGTTTGaacaaatacaacaaataTAACAGTGCGAATAGGTATACAAAAAACGCCTGCTAGGTATGCAATGCGTTGAAATGGATTACTTAGATACATTCTTTCATTTATAACATTTATTCCGTTGTTATCTAATATACATAAACATGATCCTTTGTTCGTTCGAATTCTCAAATCGTATTAGAAGATGGTGGCAAAATCCAGTATGATTCATCCGGTAGAGTTTACCGGTAGTGGCATGGGATGCGAAGCAAGTGCCACGACACGCCAACGTAGCAGATAGCAGGTGtacattgcataccttcaggcgccaTTGCTTGCATTCATTATTACAAATCATTGATCGCAATCCCAAAAATGTGCGAGTTGTATCTACAGAATTGATCGCGTAACGGctaaaaataatgattattaTGGCGCTGCTCGAAGATAATTTCCCCGCTCTAGATTACATCACACTGAAGTCTGAGAAAATATACGTATTATCATAGCTTACACCCTTCTTGAACAGCACGGTCGAGCTGCAGGTTCATGATGGACGCCTCAGTATCGCGGTAGACGTGCCTTTAATCTGCACATCTGACGCGCACTGTTGCTGTCGGAAAACACTTTCGGCAACGATATATATGGGCGTATATCTTATCGCCAGAAACAGTGGATTACGCAGACGGAAGCCAGCATAGCGTTCGATTGGGCGGTTAAAAGGCTATAAAAGATGAGCTACCATTGCCACGGCTTCCAGTTATTCGGTTTACGTTGATCGTGCGCGATTTGCCACAAACGGTGCTCTGTCCTTCTGTTAAAGTCTGTGTATGAGTGCGTGTGTAGTTACAAAAATGTGGAAGTGTGTCATTGTGGCATTCCTAGCAACGCTCGCGTTTGTGAGCGCACAGGAACCAGATCCCCGGTGCCCGCTGGTGGATAATCCGCCCTTTCATCTGCCGCACGAAACCGATTGTGGCCTGTTCTACACCTGCTCCTATGGCAAAAAATACCTGAAATCGTGCCCCGTGAACCAACACTTCGGATTCCAACTGCAACGCTGCGACCATCCTTACTACGCGCAGTGTACCCTTGGATCGGGAACAACGGCTATCCCCACTATCCCGACCACAGTATCGACGGCGTCTCCAACTACTGCTCCAACGCTACCGACTACCACAACACCACCTACCACCGTATCTACTACTACGTCTGCCACTACCACTACGACAACTGCAttcactactactactactactgcagCGGCCACTACTGTACCGACGGCCCCAACACCCGGACCTACGGGAGTACCAACTACCGCACCAACTACCGCACCAACTACCGCACCTACGACAGCACCCATCGACACCACTACTACAACGGCAGCCACTACCACCGTATCGCCCACGACCGTGGAAGTTCCCACCGCTCCAACATATACCTCCACCGCTACCATACCGACTGCCCCGAGCCCAATTCCGACGGCCCCAACACCTAGTACAACCGTGGTCGGTAGCACGACCGTCGCGGGCAGCACGACCGCCGATGCGACAGTACCTACCGTACCGACGGCCGGTCCGTCAGTACCTACCGTCCCCACGGCGGCCCCAGCACCCGTTGCGATGCATCCCCGCGTTCGAGCTCTGCGCACTAGCCATGGAATGGCGTAAGCAAATGCGCAAGTTTTCAGCCGCCATGTTCGCTGCTGCGCCAGACGTTTCACCGACGTCTGCCTACGTAGCCCAATCCATACCCAAACTGTATATCGCTTAAGCTTACACCcataaagcaataaaaccaTATTTATAATCTCC
Coding sequences within:
- the LOC120903514 gene encoding integumentary mucin A.1-like produces the protein MSACVVTKMWKCVIVAFLATLAFVSAQEPDPRCPLVDNPPFHLPHETDCGLFYTCSYGKKYLKSCPVNQHFGFQLQRCDHPYYAQCTLGSGTTAIPTIPTTVSTASPTTAPTLPTTTTPPTTVSTTTSATTTTTTAFTTTTTTAAATTVPTAPTPGPTGVPTTAPTTAPTTAPTTAPIDTTTTTAATTTVSPTTVEVPTAPTYTSTATIPTAPSPIPTAPTPSTTVVGSTTVAGSTTADATVPTVPTAGPSVPTVPTAAPAPVAMHPRVRALRTSHGMA